GTCGCCCTCCTCGTCGGGGTCGTCTTCCTCCTGACCATCGACTTCGTCGTCCCCATCATGATCCGCGAGGATTGCGGCGTCATCGAGGGATGGAGGCGGCTCATCGGGGTGATGTCGGGCAACCTCTGGCAGACCGCTGCCTACGTCGTCGTGAAGTTCGTGCTGGGCCTCATCGCCGCGCTCGTGCAGGCGGTCCTGGTCATCCTCGCCATGCTGGTCGTCGCGATACCGTTCGTGCTCGTGGGGATCGTGCTCCTCGCCGTTCTCCAGGCTGCAAACTACGCACTGCTCCTTCTCCTGCTCATACCCTACCTCATCATCGTCATCCCGGTCGGGCTCCTGATCGCGGTGCCGTTCGTCACGTTCTTCCGTTACTACGGGTTGCTGGTGCTCGCGGGGCTCGCCCCGGAGTACCGCCTCCTCCCGGAGTAACTCATTTTTTGTCCGGATCGCGGGCACGAAACGGGGGAGAGAAAGGCTCATCCCTCATGGCACCATGAACCCCCGTCATGGTCGAGATCGAGCCGCTGGTGATCCTTGCCCTGGCGCTGGGGCCGGGAGTCTTCTGGGCGTGGTATTTTTACAGCAGGGACAAATACCAGCCAGAACCGGCAGCACTGATTGTCAAACTCTTCCTGCTCGGTGTTCTCGTCACGTTCCCGGTGGCCTTCGTCGAGGGGTTCTTCGGCCTCTTCATCGCGTCGTCGCTGATTATGGGTGCCGTCGTCGCGCCCGTCGTCGAGGAGTACGGCAAGTACTGGGTCGTGCGCCGGTTCGCCTACCGCGACACCGAGTTCGACGAGCCGATGGACGGGATCGTCTACGCCACCGCCGCTGCCCTCGGGCTCGCGTCGCTTGAGAACGTCCTCTATGTCTTTGCGGCATACGTGACGTCGCCGGCGCTGGCTCTCAGCACGATCGCCGTCCGGGCGGTCTTCTCGGTCCCGGGACACGCGCTCTTTGCGAGCGTATGGGGCTACGCCCTCGGCCGGGCGAAGTTCATGGCCGCCGACCAGCGGCCCGGCATCGTCTTTCGGGGGCTCGTCCTCGGCATCGCACTGCACGGCATCTTCAACTTCCTGCTGATGACGGCTGATATCTTCGCCTATACCCTCGCCATCTTCATCCTGGTCCTGATCCCGGGGCTCTGGATACTTGCTCACCGCAACATTGCGAAGGCGCTCCGCTATGGACGTGGGTAGGTGCGCGGTGGCGGCGCGGTCGACGTCCCAAAGACGGTCCAGAGTGCCGGGATCCGGCCCGATTGCGGGAAACAACCCCCGACGGCACCACCGACCCCCACCAGGCATCCGACACATTTATTAACCAGCGAGTACCACGTTGTAAGGCACACAGGTGCGAGAGCACACGAGTGCGCCGATAGTGTAGTGGTTATCACTAGGCGTTGCCAACGCCTAAACCCGGGTTCGAGTCCCGGTCGGCGCATCCTAAACCTGCGTTCAACTTCTCCTTCTACAACCCCTTCCTCCGAGCGGAGCGTCATTGTCCCGAGCGCACGCAAAAACCACTGCAACTGTTCCAGGAGACCGGGGAGGCCGTATCCCTGCAGGTGCCGGGACGGGTCTCTCCGCCAGAGCCCCGGAATGTAAATCTGCAGTATCTCTGCGTCAAACAAGATTCATGGGACAAACCGTTCTT
This portion of the Methanoculleus caldifontis genome encodes:
- a CDS encoding PrsW family intramembrane metalloprotease; its protein translation is MVEIEPLVILALALGPGVFWAWYFYSRDKYQPEPAALIVKLFLLGVLVTFPVAFVEGFFGLFIASSLIMGAVVAPVVEEYGKYWVVRRFAYRDTEFDEPMDGIVYATAAALGLASLENVLYVFAAYVTSPALALSTIAVRAVFSVPGHALFASVWGYALGRAKFMAADQRPGIVFRGLVLGIALHGIFNFLLMTADIFAYTLAIFILVLIPGLWILAHRNIAKALRYGRG